The following proteins are encoded in a genomic region of Bombus pyrosoma isolate SC7728 linkage group LG1, ASM1482585v1, whole genome shotgun sequence:
- the LOC122565717 gene encoding pleckstrin homology domain-containing family F member 2: MVDRLVNSEANARRIAMVENCFGSSGQPLAVPGRVLVGEGVLTKMCRKKPKPRQFFLFNDILVYGNIVMNKKKYNKQHIIPLEEVKLESLADDGQYRNGWLIKTVTKSFAVYAATPTEKQEWMAHITKCIEDLLRKSGKKPVEVHAAVWVPDNEATICMHCNKTQFTVLNRRHHCRQCGAVVCGPCSNKKLLLPGQGNGKAVRVCLQCYDAASKVKASSPSAVDNLNNKDQQRNSVDSSGGDSSGDDDDGNKEENHDHEPKFYSTLAR, encoded by the exons ATGGTTGACCGATTGG TAAATAGCGAGGCTAATGCCAGGCGTATTGCTATGGTCGAAAACTGCTTTGGCAGTTCTGGCCAG CCACTTGCAGTACCTGGAAGAGTTTTAGTTGGAGAAGGTGTATTAACCAAAATGTGTAGAAAAAAGCCTAAGCCTAggcaattctttttatttaatgatatattGGTTTATGGAAACATTGTAATGAACAAGAAAAAG TACAACAAACAACATATTATACCACTTGAAGAAGTCAAACTTGAATCTTTAGCTGATGATGGTC aatatcgCAATGGCTGGCTCATAAAGACAGTAACAAAGTCATTTGCTGTTTATGCTGCCACTCCAACAGAGAAACAAGAATGGATGGCtcatattacaaaatgtattgaagatttattaagaaaaa GTGGTAAGAAACCAGTTGAAGTTCATGCAGCTGTTTGGGTTCCAGATAATGAAGCTACAATTTGTATGCATTGTAATAAGACACAATTTACAGTTTTAAATAGACGG cATCATTGTAGGCAATGTGGAGCTGTTGTATGTGGGCCTTGCAGCAATAAGAAGTTATTATTGCCTGGACAAGGAAATGGAAAAGCAGTCAGAGTTTGTTTACAATGTTATGATGCAGCTAGTAAAGTAAAAGCATCATCTCCTTCTGCTGTTGATAACCTAAATAACAAAGATCAACAACGTAATTCTGTAGATAGTTCTGGAGGTGATAGTTCTGGTGACGATGATGatggaaataaagaagaaaatcatgATCATGAG cctaaattttattctacactTGCCCGATGA
- the LOC122565707 gene encoding major facilitator superfamily domain-containing protein 12-like, which translates to MENEHIVTDDYSEIIQRLPFSRKLLYGIGHVLNDICASMWFTYLLVFFHLVLGFNSISAGIILLIGQIADALATPFVGFHSDKDDNFGLCKYGRRKTWHLIGTLCILFAFPFIFSHCIGCETSHEWAQLIYYAAFVIIFQFGWAAVQISHLSLVPELTPSEYERTELIAIRYSFTVLSNIFVYCITWAVLHVTDTNASNSQIGPDDAKKFQEVVFIGIGVGAITSILFHIFVKENFVNNSDGSLNRNSRTVLVLLKDVQLYQVACIYMPTRLFVNLSQIYIPLYLHKSLNMPATSLATIPLIMYLSSFVMSLIIEKLNTKLGRKVSYCFGVLLGVFACIWIQLGTGLTYTKYQIYPVSLILGSAGSIMLVTSLGVTADFIGQNVNSGAFVYGIMSFTDKLCNGLAVMLIQYLSSWIDCKNYYKSVLVYVCATSAMVGLLMILCIKPFHHSTVYNTLHCEQTIEHDNVFITTETIENEPDNSISQENVT; encoded by the exons ATGGAAAATGAACACATTGTAACTGATGACTATAGTGAAATAATACAAcgtcttcctttttctcggaAACTTTTATATGGGATAGGACATGTTTTGAATGATATTTGTGCTTCTATGTGGTTTACATACTTATTAGTTTTTTTTCATTTGGTATTGGGATTTAATTCAATCTCAGCTGGAATAATTTTACTCATTGGTCAAATAGCAGATGCTTTAGCTACTCCTTTTGTTGGTTTTCATTCTGATAAGGATGATAACTTTGGATTATGTAAATATGGGAGGAGGAAAACATGGCATTTAATAg gTACCTTATGCatattatttgcatttccttttatattttcacattgTATTGGTTGTGAAACTTCTCATGAGTGGGCTCAATTAATCTATTATGCAGCATTTGTAATAATCTTTCAGTTTGGGTGGGCTGCAGTACAAATATCTCATTTATCCCTAGTTCCAGAACTTACACCTTCTGAATATGAAAGAACAGAACTCATAGCGATCAG ATACAGCTTTACTGTtctgtcaaatatttttgtttactgTATTACATGGGCAGTATTACACGTAACAGATACTAATGCTTCCAATTCCCAAATTGGGCCCGATGATGCAAAGAAATTCCAGGAAGTTGTATTTATTGGAATTGGAGTAGGAGCTATAacatctattttatttcatatctttgTCAAAGAAAACTTTGTTAATAATTCTGATg GTTCGTTGAATAGAAATTCAAGAACAGTATTAGTACTATTAAAAGATGTTCAATTATATCAAGTAGCTTGTATATATATGCCTACTCGTTTGTTTGTAAACTTAtcacaaatttatattcctttgtatttacataaatcattaaatatgCCAGCTACATCTTTAGCTACAATTCCTTTAATAATGTATTTGAGTAGTTTTGTGATGtctttaattatagaaaaattgaatacaaaACTGGGTCGAAAAGTTTCATATTGTTTTGGAGTTTTATTAGGTGTATTTGCTTGTATTTGGATACAATTAGGTACTGGTTTGACATACACAAAATATCAAATCTATCCAGTTTCCTTAATATtag gATCTGCGGGCTCTATTATGTTGGTGACTAGTCTTGGTGTTACTGCAGATTTTATTGGACAAAATGTAAATAGTGGTGCATTTGTATATGGAATTATGAGTTTTACAGACAAACTTTGCAATGGATTAGCAGTTATGCTTATTCAATATTT aAGCTCTTGgattgattgtaaaaattattataaaagtgtTTTAGTTTATGTTTGTGCTACATCTGCAATGGTTGGcttattaatgatattatgtataaaaccATTTCATCACAGTACAg tatataatacattacaCTGTGAACAAACTATAGAACAtgataatgtatttattactacagaaacaatagaaaatgAGCCTGACAATTCAATAAGTCAAGAAAATGTTACATAG
- the LOC122565759 gene encoding HIG1 domain family member 1C-like — MGENTWKIGEAVEIPEEAIKIALENEISLSDRFYLLAKRSPFFLAGIVGLTTVCGIGAYKWKTRTVKPSIFIVQLRVAAQATALGIISLGMFYGMYNDYIKKKKKE, encoded by the exons ATGGGCGAGAATACTTGGAAAATTGGTGAAGCAGTCGAGATTCCAGAAGAGGCTATTAAGATAGCATTagagaatgaaatatcattatcagacaggttttatttattagcaaAACGATCACCATTTTTTTTAGCTG GCATAGTTGGTTTAACTACTGTTTGTGGAATAGGTGCATATAAATGGAAAACGCGAACAGTAAAACcttctatatttattgtacaaCTCAGAGTTGCAGCTCAGGCTACAGCACTTGGTATCATCAGCTTAGGAATGTTTTATGGCATGTATAACGATtatataaagaagaagaagaaggaataa
- the LOC122565767 gene encoding ribonuclease kappa-B yields the protein MKICGPKYALCGLILSTWGIFQLLLMGIFFYYNSVALIEDLPLGEQTFNKPTDFYAVAERGYKQNAYNCWIAACIYVLTFLFSGHQFYINSRSSLSV from the exons atgaagatatgTGGACCTAAGTATGCCCTATGCGGCCTGATATTATCTACTTGGGGTATATTCCAATTA ctCCTGATgggaatattcttttattacaacAGTGTAGCTTTAATAGAAGACCTTCCATTGGGAGAACAAACTTTTAATAAACCTACAGATTTTTATGCTGTAGCAGAGAGGGGTTATAAacaaaatgcatataattGTTGGATTGCAGCTTGTATCTATGTTCTAACATTCTTATTCTCTGGACaccaattttatataaattctagaTCATCTTTAagcgtttaa
- the LOC122565612 gene encoding uncharacterized protein LOC122565612 isoform X1 has translation MSLSVELLRRLNSDEELLPKRLKLAENAFCAIDIPIIHKEDLILQWLCNMCPMDQEAWNSLKNCLKTEYLDIKSDVIKLLIKLFIETFQKDVKHIREDIFECCRLLTSNNRVAQYFINEPKDLGLLTKSLLECVNSVFKHTFNIGEESPEGIKISLINKSNGLILTAYNTVINVVENIIQIYKSAFTTKDSLRIMFIHDILYPLCVIIDHDCTDNTNRLGAITHKCIQQLIFGKKHTQSGEFLKDEDITQFKNLLSILTGNAKIKDFQSNLMTFTFLFRVAVITFKSDTVTLDIILRKLVECSGTHKTEVLNTFLKCLNDITFNFDNKVNEITLFDYCQNIINDILISKSMSNADYNLLIQFCYFNPLIIERKVKDILRKVFIEKSVLEYKHLMISILDAFIHLREEEKLISAILIALKDSLSHVSHHISSESNICFPSEFKEKLMKAVNNVTNSQSVVMLRTLTYHLKTDCLQMLESNNTSGNILILRAIVELLITLLNGICIFEYSRTSTSYTKFVNAFDDVRNILSLLLVKTLSSNQDEEVVILLTAIFSWNETQRALKYYVPNTISENLILPISGSQWQQLIKKIKKFGNEDCKNNMNKLILQQVKMSQNTLTESPVILKSLIGGLESCWGLILKFDTEIIPSLSNEQVLKLTHLLLADMVSNADNFNEWVKVLHKNDLKENKRLMIFILTGVFTQIGYLATEGITKSISKYLNAELLLEAEIVECEKIHDVLMSLKEELLISKWIQMQNILLHKIKVYLEILLHLPLIFFNTNLKIITLMFIFAVRMECNQSNEIVFLCNIMFSDLLEKPNIAIFQYIDPFLLLQLLPQNKTFKKSLELFLKNCSYKSLNKFIKCSTNSKENLFLLLESMERVKSKLNVDQKIIIKKAEKKLIRIVRETPSFEMKNSYDMKILNLLLRIGIKDENIDEKLKDITESTIEDIFVNNKNNEITNELLQDGLQLMVVILHNKKVFHVTNQTIRAIWYALFKYPCIDVLSPLLASSELNELSEFTEELHDQLVKTLLGKQENNLENICIIWNAILKTDMSNDRNKLRLIAINNLIQTMQTVNILEKFWPTLLKLMHNILAAKHLYLPGYIIDMSIIVSLKSFQANTILIFSDSLALCNVLLKMRTNLISDKIPSLLILYRQILSIFIHKSKSIINKSEEHTFKCLALDIEKFTSSLVKLKKDMIRISPYLVADLLKLLSESSIPNFIKMSIQNCINQLISVCDQHGLALLSRTLPVSMQEIFKTQLDTYNKFYKFIGKI, from the exons atgtcTTTGTCAGTAG AATTATTAAGACGCCTAAATTCAGACGAAGAACTTTTACCCAAACGTTTAAAATTAGCAGAAAATGCATTCTGTGCCATTGATATACcaataatacataaagaaGATCTTATTTTGCAATGGCTTTGTAATATGTGTCCCATGGACCAAGAAGCTTggaattcattaaaaaattgtttgaaaactgaatatttggatattaaaagtgatgtaataaaattattgataaaattattcattgaaacatttcaaaaagATGTAAAACACATACGTGAGGATATTTTCGAATGCTGTAGATTGTTAACTTCTAATAACAGGGttgcacaatattttattaatgagcCAAAAGATTTAGGACTTTTAACAAAGTCCTTATTAGAATGTGTAAATAGTGTTTTTAAACACACCTTTAACATTGGAGAAGAATCACCAGAAGGAATAaagatttcattaattaacaaaagcAATGGATTGATACTGACAGCATATAATACAGTAATTAATgtcgtagaaaatataatacaaatttataaatctgcTTTTACTACAAAAGATAGTTTGAGAATCATGTTTATACATGATATCTTATATCCTTTGTGTGTTATAATTGACCACGACTGTACTGATAATACCAATAGATTAGGTGCAATAACACATAAATGTAttcaacaattaatatttggtaaaaaacATACTCAAAGTGGAGAATTTCTAAAAGATGAAGATATAACACAATTTAAAAACTTACTATCTATTTTGACAGGAAATGCAAAGATAAAAGATTTCCAAAGTAATTTAATGACATTTACTTTTCTCTTCCGTGTTGCAGTAATTACTTTCAAATCAGATACTGTCAcattagatataatattaagaaaattagtaGAATGTTCTGGGACACATAAAACAGAAGTTTTgaatacttttttaaaatgtttaaatgacataacttttaattttgataataaagtaaatgaaatcacattatttgattattgtcaaaatataattaatgatattttaataagtaaaaGCATGAGTAATGCAGATTACAATCTcttaatacaattttgttattttaatcctctcataattgaaagaaaagttaaAGATATACTAAGAAaagtttttatagaaaaatcagTATTGgaatataaacatttaatgaTTTCTATTTTGGATGCTTTTATACACTTAAGGgaagaggaaaaattaatttcagcaATATTAATAGCATTAAAAGATAGTTTGTCCCATGTATCACATCATATATCATCAGAAAGTAATATATGTTTTCCAAGTGAATTCAAAGAGAAGTTAATGAAAGCTGTAAATAATGTAACAAATTCACAAAGTGTAGTTATGTTAAGAACACTGACATACCATTTAAAGACTGATTGCTTACAAATGTTGGAATCTAATAATACTA gtggaaatattttaatattacgtgcTATAGTTGAATTACTCATTACACTGTTAAATGGTATATGCATTTTTGAATATAGTAGAACATCTACTTCCTAcacaaaatttgtaaatgcTTTTGATgatgtaagaaatattctatcaCTTTTACTGGTTAAAACATTGAGTTCAAATCAGGATGAAGaagttgtaatattattaactgCAATATTCTCATGGAATGAAACACAAAGAGCTCTAAAATACTATGTGCCAAATactatttcagaaaatttgatattaccTATATCGGGGAGTCAGTGGCAGCaactgattaaaaaaattaaaaaatttggtaATGAAGATTGTAAGAATAATATG aaCAAACTTATTTTACAACAAGTTAAGATGTCTCAAAATACATTAACTGAATCTCCTGTGATACTCAAGAGCTTGATAGGTGGTTTAGAAAGTTGTTGGGgcttaatattaaaatttgatacagAAATAATACCATCTTTAAGTAATGAACAAGTGTTAAAATTAACACATTTATTATTAGCAGATATGGTTTCTAATGcagataattttaatgaatggGTGAAagtattacataaaaatgatttaaaagagaataaaagattaatgATATTCATATTAACTGGTGTTTTTACACAAATTGGATATTTAGCAACAGAAGGTATAACAAAATCTATTAGTAAATACCTTAATGCA GAATTGCTACTTGAAGCTGAAATTGTTGAATGTGAAAAAATACATGATGTATTAATGTCTTTAAAGGAAGAGTTGCTAATAAGCAAATGGATACAAATGcaaaatatacttttacataaaatcaaagtatatttagaaatattacttCATCTACcactaatattttttaatactaatttaaaaattataacactTATGTTCATATTTGCTGTTAGAATGGAATGTAATCAGAGTAATGAAATAGTCTTTTTATGCAATATAATGTTTTCAG ATCTCTTGGAAAAGCCTAATATTgctatatttcaatatatagaTCCTTTTTTGTTGCTACAATTACTACCACAAAACAAAACATTCAAAAAATCACTGGAACTGTTTCTCAAGAATTGTTCatataaaagtttaaacaaatttataaaatgttccaCTAATTCCaaggaaaatttgtttctcttaTTAGAATCTATGGAACGtgttaaatcaaaattaaatgttgaccaaaaaataataattaaaaaggcggaaaaaaaattaatcagaatTGTAAGGGAGACTCCATcctttgaaatgaaaaattcatatgacatgaaaatattaaatctgcTATTAAGAATTGGTATTAAAGATGAAAAcattgatgaaaaattaaaggatATTACAGAATCAACAATTGAAGACATATTTgtg aacaataaaaataatgagatTACAAATGAATTATTGCAAGATGGTCTACAACTTATGGttgttattttacataataaaaaggTATTTCATGTTACAAATCAAACTATAAGAGCAATTTGGTatgcattatttaaataccCATGTATAGATGTACTTTCACCATTATTAGCATCAAGTGAACTGAATGAACTTTCTGAATTTACCGAAGAATTACACGATCAGTTG GTCAAAACACTTTTAggtaaacaagaaaataatctagaaaatatttgtattatatggAATGCTATATTAAAAACAGATATGTCCAATGATCGCAATAAACTACGCTTAATAGCTATCAATAACTTAATTCAAACAATGCAAACTGTAAATATACTAGAAAAATTTTGGCCAACTTTGTTGAAACTAATGCACAATATTCTTGCTGCTAAACATTTGTATCTTCCTGGTTATATTATTGATATGAGTATAATTGTTAGTTTAAAATCATTTCAAGCAAATACAATACTAATTTTTAGTGATTCATTAGCATTGTGCAATGTACTGCtcaaaatgagaacaaatctaATTAGCGATAAGATACCTTCATTGTTAATATTGTATAGACAAAtattaagtatttttatacataaatccaaatctattattaataagtcCGAAGAACACACATTTAAGTGTCTTGCATTAGATATTGAAAA GTTTACTAGTTCTTTAGTAAAGTTAAAGAAAGATATGATTCGAATAAGTCCTTATTTAGTAGCAgatttactaaaattattgTCAGAAAGCTCAATACCAAACTTTATTAAG atgtctatacaaaattgtataaatcaattaatcaGTGTGTGTGACCAACATGGACTTGCTTTATTATCACGAACACTACCTGTTTCAAtgcaagaaattttcaaaactcAGTTAGAtacatataacaaattttataaatttattggaaaaatctga
- the LOC122565612 gene encoding uncharacterized protein LOC122565612 isoform X2 — protein sequence MCPMDQEAWNSLKNCLKTEYLDIKSDVIKLLIKLFIETFQKDVKHIREDIFECCRLLTSNNRVAQYFINEPKDLGLLTKSLLECVNSVFKHTFNIGEESPEGIKISLINKSNGLILTAYNTVINVVENIIQIYKSAFTTKDSLRIMFIHDILYPLCVIIDHDCTDNTNRLGAITHKCIQQLIFGKKHTQSGEFLKDEDITQFKNLLSILTGNAKIKDFQSNLMTFTFLFRVAVITFKSDTVTLDIILRKLVECSGTHKTEVLNTFLKCLNDITFNFDNKVNEITLFDYCQNIINDILISKSMSNADYNLLIQFCYFNPLIIERKVKDILRKVFIEKSVLEYKHLMISILDAFIHLREEEKLISAILIALKDSLSHVSHHISSESNICFPSEFKEKLMKAVNNVTNSQSVVMLRTLTYHLKTDCLQMLESNNTSGNILILRAIVELLITLLNGICIFEYSRTSTSYTKFVNAFDDVRNILSLLLVKTLSSNQDEEVVILLTAIFSWNETQRALKYYVPNTISENLILPISGSQWQQLIKKIKKFGNEDCKNNMNKLILQQVKMSQNTLTESPVILKSLIGGLESCWGLILKFDTEIIPSLSNEQVLKLTHLLLADMVSNADNFNEWVKVLHKNDLKENKRLMIFILTGVFTQIGYLATEGITKSISKYLNAELLLEAEIVECEKIHDVLMSLKEELLISKWIQMQNILLHKIKVYLEILLHLPLIFFNTNLKIITLMFIFAVRMECNQSNEIVFLCNIMFSDLLEKPNIAIFQYIDPFLLLQLLPQNKTFKKSLELFLKNCSYKSLNKFIKCSTNSKENLFLLLESMERVKSKLNVDQKIIIKKAEKKLIRIVRETPSFEMKNSYDMKILNLLLRIGIKDENIDEKLKDITESTIEDIFVNNKNNEITNELLQDGLQLMVVILHNKKVFHVTNQTIRAIWYALFKYPCIDVLSPLLASSELNELSEFTEELHDQLVKTLLGKQENNLENICIIWNAILKTDMSNDRNKLRLIAINNLIQTMQTVNILEKFWPTLLKLMHNILAAKHLYLPGYIIDMSIIVSLKSFQANTILIFSDSLALCNVLLKMRTNLISDKIPSLLILYRQILSIFIHKSKSIINKSEEHTFKCLALDIEKFTSSLVKLKKDMIRISPYLVADLLKLLSESSIPNFIKMSIQNCINQLISVCDQHGLALLSRTLPVSMQEIFKTQLDTYNKFYKFIGKI from the exons ATGTGTCCCATGGACCAAGAAGCTTggaattcattaaaaaattgtttgaaaactgaatatttggatattaaaagtgatgtaataaaattattgataaaattattcattgaaacatttcaaaaagATGTAAAACACATACGTGAGGATATTTTCGAATGCTGTAGATTGTTAACTTCTAATAACAGGGttgcacaatattttattaatgagcCAAAAGATTTAGGACTTTTAACAAAGTCCTTATTAGAATGTGTAAATAGTGTTTTTAAACACACCTTTAACATTGGAGAAGAATCACCAGAAGGAATAaagatttcattaattaacaaaagcAATGGATTGATACTGACAGCATATAATACAGTAATTAATgtcgtagaaaatataatacaaatttataaatctgcTTTTACTACAAAAGATAGTTTGAGAATCATGTTTATACATGATATCTTATATCCTTTGTGTGTTATAATTGACCACGACTGTACTGATAATACCAATAGATTAGGTGCAATAACACATAAATGTAttcaacaattaatatttggtaaaaaacATACTCAAAGTGGAGAATTTCTAAAAGATGAAGATATAACACAATTTAAAAACTTACTATCTATTTTGACAGGAAATGCAAAGATAAAAGATTTCCAAAGTAATTTAATGACATTTACTTTTCTCTTCCGTGTTGCAGTAATTACTTTCAAATCAGATACTGTCAcattagatataatattaagaaaattagtaGAATGTTCTGGGACACATAAAACAGAAGTTTTgaatacttttttaaaatgtttaaatgacataacttttaattttgataataaagtaaatgaaatcacattatttgattattgtcaaaatataattaatgatattttaataagtaaaaGCATGAGTAATGCAGATTACAATCTcttaatacaattttgttattttaatcctctcataattgaaagaaaagttaaAGATATACTAAGAAaagtttttatagaaaaatcagTATTGgaatataaacatttaatgaTTTCTATTTTGGATGCTTTTATACACTTAAGGgaagaggaaaaattaatttcagcaATATTAATAGCATTAAAAGATAGTTTGTCCCATGTATCACATCATATATCATCAGAAAGTAATATATGTTTTCCAAGTGAATTCAAAGAGAAGTTAATGAAAGCTGTAAATAATGTAACAAATTCACAAAGTGTAGTTATGTTAAGAACACTGACATACCATTTAAAGACTGATTGCTTACAAATGTTGGAATCTAATAATACTA gtggaaatattttaatattacgtgcTATAGTTGAATTACTCATTACACTGTTAAATGGTATATGCATTTTTGAATATAGTAGAACATCTACTTCCTAcacaaaatttgtaaatgcTTTTGATgatgtaagaaatattctatcaCTTTTACTGGTTAAAACATTGAGTTCAAATCAGGATGAAGaagttgtaatattattaactgCAATATTCTCATGGAATGAAACACAAAGAGCTCTAAAATACTATGTGCCAAATactatttcagaaaatttgatattaccTATATCGGGGAGTCAGTGGCAGCaactgattaaaaaaattaaaaaatttggtaATGAAGATTGTAAGAATAATATG aaCAAACTTATTTTACAACAAGTTAAGATGTCTCAAAATACATTAACTGAATCTCCTGTGATACTCAAGAGCTTGATAGGTGGTTTAGAAAGTTGTTGGGgcttaatattaaaatttgatacagAAATAATACCATCTTTAAGTAATGAACAAGTGTTAAAATTAACACATTTATTATTAGCAGATATGGTTTCTAATGcagataattttaatgaatggGTGAAagtattacataaaaatgatttaaaagagaataaaagattaatgATATTCATATTAACTGGTGTTTTTACACAAATTGGATATTTAGCAACAGAAGGTATAACAAAATCTATTAGTAAATACCTTAATGCA GAATTGCTACTTGAAGCTGAAATTGTTGAATGTGAAAAAATACATGATGTATTAATGTCTTTAAAGGAAGAGTTGCTAATAAGCAAATGGATACAAATGcaaaatatacttttacataaaatcaaagtatatttagaaatattacttCATCTACcactaatattttttaatactaatttaaaaattataacactTATGTTCATATTTGCTGTTAGAATGGAATGTAATCAGAGTAATGAAATAGTCTTTTTATGCAATATAATGTTTTCAG ATCTCTTGGAAAAGCCTAATATTgctatatttcaatatatagaTCCTTTTTTGTTGCTACAATTACTACCACAAAACAAAACATTCAAAAAATCACTGGAACTGTTTCTCAAGAATTGTTCatataaaagtttaaacaaatttataaaatgttccaCTAATTCCaaggaaaatttgtttctcttaTTAGAATCTATGGAACGtgttaaatcaaaattaaatgttgaccaaaaaataataattaaaaaggcggaaaaaaaattaatcagaatTGTAAGGGAGACTCCATcctttgaaatgaaaaattcatatgacatgaaaatattaaatctgcTATTAAGAATTGGTATTAAAGATGAAAAcattgatgaaaaattaaaggatATTACAGAATCAACAATTGAAGACATATTTgtg aacaataaaaataatgagatTACAAATGAATTATTGCAAGATGGTCTACAACTTATGGttgttattttacataataaaaaggTATTTCATGTTACAAATCAAACTATAAGAGCAATTTGGTatgcattatttaaataccCATGTATAGATGTACTTTCACCATTATTAGCATCAAGTGAACTGAATGAACTTTCTGAATTTACCGAAGAATTACACGATCAGTTG GTCAAAACACTTTTAggtaaacaagaaaataatctagaaaatatttgtattatatggAATGCTATATTAAAAACAGATATGTCCAATGATCGCAATAAACTACGCTTAATAGCTATCAATAACTTAATTCAAACAATGCAAACTGTAAATATACTAGAAAAATTTTGGCCAACTTTGTTGAAACTAATGCACAATATTCTTGCTGCTAAACATTTGTATCTTCCTGGTTATATTATTGATATGAGTATAATTGTTAGTTTAAAATCATTTCAAGCAAATACAATACTAATTTTTAGTGATTCATTAGCATTGTGCAATGTACTGCtcaaaatgagaacaaatctaATTAGCGATAAGATACCTTCATTGTTAATATTGTATAGACAAAtattaagtatttttatacataaatccaaatctattattaataagtcCGAAGAACACACATTTAAGTGTCTTGCATTAGATATTGAAAA GTTTACTAGTTCTTTAGTAAAGTTAAAGAAAGATATGATTCGAATAAGTCCTTATTTAGTAGCAgatttactaaaattattgTCAGAAAGCTCAATACCAAACTTTATTAAG atgtctatacaaaattgtataaatcaattaatcaGTGTGTGTGACCAACATGGACTTGCTTTATTATCACGAACACTACCTGTTTCAAtgcaagaaattttcaaaactcAGTTAGAtacatataacaaattttataaatttattggaaaaatctga